The following coding sequences lie in one Populus trichocarpa isolate Nisqually-1 chromosome 14, P.trichocarpa_v4.1, whole genome shotgun sequence genomic window:
- the LOC7494117 gene encoding U11/U12 small nuclear ribonucleoprotein 59 kDa protein isoform X1 — MHPVPFHATPAAPPPPWFPMLPPNPPQSTPFWDTKNVHDRLKELQDTLTLATSMQKELEMLMTIKSTEGSVEEGEGESTDPYACGLYEYLKDRKIDLEAQESLSVNAANALMSRLKAQLEPFRVIIDDVTPWEEKSMAARLSNKILKSKRNKLWRKRKRQRAAEIHTKVHEQFDQADRVADEWRAREIAKDAAQLKVEKMKEIAKLKAKEERKRLESELELVLVVEKLQELRSIRIQKLKKQGHFLPEEDDKFLERVRAAVEEEERQAMAAAETDAAKGAIATAEESRKTIQSGGLHTKDASDAKDGMKESNDEINESTDNLGSGAVPGPSGEKGSKGQVYGGAYDSVANLPIEFYHYYHGSNNDMGTLIEVRRTWDAYIRPGGSRIPGHWVQPPPPADDIWASYLVRPK; from the exons ATGCATCCGGTTCCTTTTCATGCGACTCCTGCTGCACCTCCTCCTCCCTGGTTCCCGATGTTACCCCCTAATCCACCACAGTCGACTCCTTTTTGGGACACCAAAAATGTGCATGATCGGCTGAAAGAGTTACAGGACACGTTAACTCTTGCTACATCAAT GCAGAAAGAGCTTGAGATGTTGATGACAATCAAAAGCACTGAAGGGTCTGTGGAAGAGGGGGAAGGGGAATCTACCGACCCTTATGCTTGTGGGTTGTACGAGTATTTGAAAGATAGGAAAATTGATTTGGAAGCACAGGAATCACTTTCGGTGAATGCTGCAAATGCTTTGATGTCAAGATTAAAAGCTCAATTAGAGCCATTTAGAGTAATCATAGATGATGTCACTCCATGGGAAGAGAAATCAATGGCAGCTAGATTgtctaataaaatattgaagtcCAAGCGTAATAAACTttggaggaagaggaagagacaACGTGCTGCAGAAATCCACACAAAG GTACATGAACAATTTGACCAAGCTGATCGTGTAGCTGATGAGTGGAGGGCTAGGGAGATAGCAAAGGATGCTGCACAACTCAAG GtggaaaagatgaaagaaattgCAAAGCTTAAAGcaaaagaagagaggaagagGCTAGAATCTGAG CTTGAGCTGGTATTAGTTGTGGAGAAGTTGCAAGAATTGCGCTCCATCAGGattcaaaaattgaagaaacaag GACATTTTCTCCCCGAGGAGGATGACAAGTTTCTTGAGAGAGTTCGAGCTGCAGTTGAGGAAGAAGAGCGCCAAGCAATGGCTGCAGCTGAAACAGATGCTGCCAAGGGTGCCATTGCAACAGCTGAGGAATCTAGGAAAACAATCCAGAGTGGTGGGCTGCACACTAAAGATGCAAGTGATGCCAAAGATGGAATGAAGGAAAgtaatgatgaaataaatgagAGCACGGACAATTTAGGCTCTGGTGCAGTTCCTGGTCCATCTGGAGAAAAAGGATCTAAAGGTCAAGTTTATGGTGGAGCTTATGATTCTGTAGCAAATTTGCCAATTGAATTCTACCACTATTATCATGGCAGCAATAATGATATGGGCACACTTATCGAG GTTAGAAGAACATGGGATGCGTATATAAGACCAGGAGGAAG CCGCATACCAGGCCACTGGGTTCAGCCACCACCGCCGGCAGATGATATATGGGCATCCTACCTCGTTAGGCCTAAATGA
- the LOC7494117 gene encoding U11/U12 small nuclear ribonucleoprotein 59 kDa protein isoform X2, protein MHPVPFHATPAAPPPPWFPMLPPNPPQSTPFWDTKNVHDRLKELQDTLTLATSMQKELEMLMTIKSTEGSVEEGEGESTDPYACGLYEYLKDRKIDLEAQESLSVNAANALMSRLKAQLEPFRVIIDDVTPWEEKSMAARLSNKILKSKRNKLWRKRKRQRAAEIHTKVHEQFDQADRVADEWRAREIAKDAAQLKVEKMKEIAKLKAKEERKRLESELELVLVVEKLQELRSIRIQKLKKQGHFLPEEDDKFLERVRAAVEEEERQAMAAAETDAAKGAIATAEESRKTIQSGGLHTKDASDAKDGMKESNDEINESTDNLGSGAVPGPSGEKGSKGQVYGGAYDSVANLPIEFYHYYHGSNNDMGTLIEVRRTWDAYIRPGGR, encoded by the exons ATGCATCCGGTTCCTTTTCATGCGACTCCTGCTGCACCTCCTCCTCCCTGGTTCCCGATGTTACCCCCTAATCCACCACAGTCGACTCCTTTTTGGGACACCAAAAATGTGCATGATCGGCTGAAAGAGTTACAGGACACGTTAACTCTTGCTACATCAAT GCAGAAAGAGCTTGAGATGTTGATGACAATCAAAAGCACTGAAGGGTCTGTGGAAGAGGGGGAAGGGGAATCTACCGACCCTTATGCTTGTGGGTTGTACGAGTATTTGAAAGATAGGAAAATTGATTTGGAAGCACAGGAATCACTTTCGGTGAATGCTGCAAATGCTTTGATGTCAAGATTAAAAGCTCAATTAGAGCCATTTAGAGTAATCATAGATGATGTCACTCCATGGGAAGAGAAATCAATGGCAGCTAGATTgtctaataaaatattgaagtcCAAGCGTAATAAACTttggaggaagaggaagagacaACGTGCTGCAGAAATCCACACAAAG GTACATGAACAATTTGACCAAGCTGATCGTGTAGCTGATGAGTGGAGGGCTAGGGAGATAGCAAAGGATGCTGCACAACTCAAG GtggaaaagatgaaagaaattgCAAAGCTTAAAGcaaaagaagagaggaagagGCTAGAATCTGAG CTTGAGCTGGTATTAGTTGTGGAGAAGTTGCAAGAATTGCGCTCCATCAGGattcaaaaattgaagaaacaag GACATTTTCTCCCCGAGGAGGATGACAAGTTTCTTGAGAGAGTTCGAGCTGCAGTTGAGGAAGAAGAGCGCCAAGCAATGGCTGCAGCTGAAACAGATGCTGCCAAGGGTGCCATTGCAACAGCTGAGGAATCTAGGAAAACAATCCAGAGTGGTGGGCTGCACACTAAAGATGCAAGTGATGCCAAAGATGGAATGAAGGAAAgtaatgatgaaataaatgagAGCACGGACAATTTAGGCTCTGGTGCAGTTCCTGGTCCATCTGGAGAAAAAGGATCTAAAGGTCAAGTTTATGGTGGAGCTTATGATTCTGTAGCAAATTTGCCAATTGAATTCTACCACTATTATCATGGCAGCAATAATGATATGGGCACACTTATCGAG GTTAGAAGAACATGGGATGCGTATATAAGACCAGGAGGAAGGTAA